Proteins from a single region of Abyssalbus ytuae:
- the lpdA gene encoding dihydrolipoyl dehydrogenase: MNQYDVAVIGSGPGGYVAAIRCAQLGMKTAIIEKYPTLGGTCLNVGCIPSKALLDSSHHYEDAVKHFEEHGIEVSGDIKVNLEKMISRKQSVVDQTTKGIDFLMDKNKIDVFQGIGSFTDATHIEIAKSDGSSEKIEAKNTIIATGSKPSTLPFIKIDKEKIITSTEALKLTEVPKHLIVIGGGVIGLELGQVYKRLGAEVSVVEYMDRIIPGMDSALSKELTKVLKKQGFKFYTKHKVKEVTRKGKKVTVKADDAKGNEAVFEGDYCLVSVGRRPYTDGLNAEKAGVKIAERGQIEVNDHLQTNIPNIYAIGDVVRGAMLAHKAEEEGVMVAEILAGQKPHIDYNLIPGVVYTWPEVAAVGKTEEQLKEEGVKYKTGQFPMRALGRSRASMDTDGFIKILADASTDEVLGVHMIGARVADLIAEAVTAMEFRASAEDISRMSHAHPTYAEAVKEAALDATDKRALHS; this comes from the coding sequence ATGAATCAATACGATGTAGCCGTTATTGGCTCCGGACCCGGTGGATATGTAGCAGCAATCCGATGTGCCCAACTGGGAATGAAAACTGCAATTATTGAAAAATACCCAACACTCGGAGGTACGTGTTTAAATGTTGGTTGTATACCTTCAAAAGCATTGTTGGATTCTTCTCATCATTATGAAGATGCAGTTAAACATTTTGAAGAACATGGTATTGAAGTATCGGGAGATATTAAAGTTAATCTTGAGAAAATGATTTCAAGAAAACAATCGGTAGTTGACCAGACCACTAAAGGAATTGATTTCCTGATGGATAAAAACAAGATAGACGTTTTCCAGGGTATTGGAAGTTTTACAGATGCTACTCATATTGAAATAGCTAAAAGCGATGGTTCTTCTGAAAAAATTGAAGCAAAAAACACCATTATAGCTACCGGTTCAAAGCCATCAACCTTACCTTTTATCAAAATTGATAAAGAGAAAATAATAACTTCTACAGAAGCCTTAAAGTTAACTGAAGTTCCTAAACATTTAATTGTGATAGGCGGGGGTGTAATTGGTCTGGAACTTGGGCAGGTATACAAACGGCTGGGAGCCGAAGTTTCTGTTGTGGAATATATGGACAGAATAATTCCAGGCATGGATTCGGCATTATCAAAAGAACTTACAAAAGTTTTAAAGAAACAAGGCTTTAAATTTTACACAAAACACAAAGTAAAAGAAGTAACCCGAAAAGGGAAAAAGGTTACTGTAAAAGCTGATGATGCCAAAGGCAATGAAGCGGTGTTTGAAGGAGATTATTGTCTTGTTTCGGTAGGGCGACGTCCGTATACCGATGGATTAAATGCTGAGAAAGCCGGTGTGAAAATAGCCGAAAGAGGCCAAATAGAAGTAAACGACCATTTACAAACAAATATCCCTAATATTTATGCCATTGGAGATGTGGTAAGAGGTGCTATGCTGGCTCACAAAGCAGAAGAAGAAGGAGTAATGGTAGCCGAAATATTAGCCGGACAAAAACCTCATATTGACTATAATTTAATACCCGGGGTAGTTTATACCTGGCCCGAAGTAGCTGCTGTGGGTAAAACAGAAGAACAACTGAAGGAGGAAGGAGTAAAATATAAAACAGGTCAGTTCCCTATGCGTGCCCTGGGACGCTCACGTGCAAGTATGGATACCGATGGTTTTATAAAAATACTGGCAGATGCCTCAACTGATGAAGTATTAGGAGTTCATATGATAGGCGCCAGGGTAGCCGATTTAATTGCAGAAGCAGTAACCGCCATGGAGTTCAGGGCAAGTGCCGAAGATATTTCCAGGATGTCTCATGCACATCCAACTTATGCCGAAGCTGTAAAAGAAGCGGCTTTGGATGCGACCGATAAGAGAGCTCTGCATTCTTAA